A single region of the Jaculus jaculus isolate mJacJac1 chromosome 15, mJacJac1.mat.Y.cur, whole genome shotgun sequence genome encodes:
- the LOC123455094 gene encoding uncharacterized protein LOC123455094, translating to MQTIYSNPFDVWLLCSVNESCTDLSPMAMIAGRGIGNASSSWNGTFGASVQELSPGQTISFWPTPVCVWPPFVFIVYNGSHNDSVLHCSNDTCFYMMCWNASEHQLAVVARMPRYVPWPVEAPSAVTLFRSKRDFGITAAIITAIAVSATAATAAAVMLTTTVQTAATLNNLSAGVAEALDVQGNINSQLKADILLLNQRVDLVQEQVDVLMELAQPGYQWRYPGLCVTSVPFHNASAAGNLSRELSSYLTGNWSRELDTKLRELRQSIVHINSTRVDASLASGLTNWIL from the coding sequence ATGCAGACCATATATAGCAATCCCTTTGATGTTTGGCTTTTGTGCAGTGTAAATGAGAGCTGTACTGATTTATCGCCCATGGCGATGATTGCGGGCAGAGGTATAGGAAATGCTAGTTCTAGTTGGAATGGAACTTTTGGGGCCTCCGTACAAGAGCTGAGCCCTGGACAGACTATTTCCTTTTGGCCTACgccagtgtgtgtgtggcctccttttgtttttatagtatatAATGGTAGTCATAATGATAGTGTTTTACATTGTAGTAATGATACCTGTTTTTATATGATGTGCTGGAATGCTTCTGAGCATCAATTGGCTGTTGTTGCCCGCATGCCTCGGTATGTTCCCTGGCCTGTGGAGGCTCCTTCTGCTGTGACCTTGTTTAGATCTAAAAGAGATTTTGGCATTACTGCAGCCATCATTACAGCcattgctgtgtcagctactgctGCCACGGCCGCCGCAGTGATGTTAACCACTACAGTACAGACTGCGGCTACCTTGAATAATCTGTCAGCAGGAGTAGCAGAGGCCTTAGATGTGCAAGGTAATATAAATAGCCAATTAAAAGCAGATATCCTTTTGCttaatcaaagagtagatttaGTCCAGGAACAAGTGGATGTTTTGATGGAGTTAGCGCAGCCAGGGTACCAATGGCGTTATCCAGGATTGTGTGTAACCTCTGTTCCTTTCCATAATGCAAGTGCTGCTGGTAATCTTTCCCGAGAGCTTTCTAGCTATCTTACAGGTAATTGGTCTCGCGAGCTGGATACCAAGCTGAGAGAACTGCGACAGTCCATTGTCCACATAAATTCAACCAGAGTGGATGCCTCTCTAGCTTCTGGATTAACCAATTGGATTCTTTAA
- the LOC123455086 gene encoding diphosphoinositol polyphosphate phosphohydrolase 2-like, whose amino-acid sequence MEPEGEPGGAAVREVYEEAGVKGKLGRLLGIFENQDRKHRTYVYVLTVTEILEDWEDSVNTGRKREWFKVEDAIKVLQCHKPVHAEYLEKLKLGSPANGNSTVASLPDNNALFVTAAQTSGVPSSVR is encoded by the coding sequence ATGGAGCCTGAAGGGGAGCCTGGCGGTGCTGCTGTGAGGGAAGTTTATGAAGAGGCTGGAGTCAAAGGAAAATTAGGAAGACTCCTTGGCATATTTGAGAATCAAGACCGAAAGCACAGAACATATGTTTATGTTCTTACAGTCACTGAAATATTAGAAGATTGGGAAGACTCTGTTAAtacaggaaggaagagagagtggtTCAAAGTAGAAGATGCCATCAAAGTTCTCCAGTGTCATAAACCTGTCCATGCAGAATATCTGGAAAAACTGAAGCTGGGTTCTCCAGCCAATGGAAACTCTACAGTTGCCTCCCTTCCAGATAACAATGCTTTGTTTGTGACTGCTGCACAGACCTCTGGAGTGCCATCTAGtgtaagatag